In Candidatus Hydrogenedentota bacterium, one genomic interval encodes:
- a CDS encoding penicillin acylase family protein → MKRNLPFAVAFCLCAMLCTVPGAGAEEAVSLYRDTWGVPHIYAETLHDAAYAMGYAQAEDRLDDLYVNIRTAVGTLAEVLGKDALGLDQRMRLVENAERCQRYWETDAPPELRALGDSFMAGVRAYLAEHPERQSPLAVELHGWQCLAIGRRMIFNWPLDSIQEEVERKGDAPPFSSNAFAVAPSRSADGTAILMTDPHLTWEGMAVFYEGRMHAAGLDMCGYWLVGTPLPVLGHSAHVAWACTTGGPDTADAYMVKLNPENPLQYQYNGEWKDFESRTATINVRGGDPVTVTNLYSLYGPVWETPDPDKGVAYCGASRYIESMGLLEQSLGMVRAKSCDEFLEALGMFELMEQNISFADTGGNIQYLRNGAVPIRPEGFDWSVPVPGGTDATRWLGFHPVGDLVQVKNPPQGYFQNCNCSPAVMMRDSPMTPDKYRDYIFNVSWDRQSPRGERLLQLLDADSSVTREEAMAYTLDVYDLMSKPWQRALRDAVDAGDAPARTASPEFAKAVADILAWNGEFTKDSIAAPVVKFWRLKCESLIDTAAVADGKPLDAVDRGKMLDALAETLEEMKARYGSLDVKWGDINVIGRGGRFFACDGADFGGGKNRTQTPLVTGVRREPDDSGRFVAHKGSSTILLSFLNRDGVDSYSLVAWGQSADPDSPHHTDQSEKLYAQRKFKPTWFKKEDLLRNLASEKTLTPR, encoded by the coding sequence TACCGCGACACCTGGGGTGTGCCGCACATTTACGCGGAAACCCTGCACGACGCGGCCTATGCCATGGGCTATGCGCAGGCGGAGGACCGCTTGGACGATTTGTATGTGAACATCCGGACGGCGGTTGGGACCCTGGCGGAGGTGCTCGGCAAGGACGCGCTGGGCCTGGACCAGCGCATGCGGCTCGTTGAAAACGCGGAGCGCTGCCAACGCTACTGGGAAACGGACGCGCCCCCCGAGTTGCGGGCGCTGGGTGACAGTTTTATGGCGGGCGTGCGGGCGTATCTCGCGGAGCACCCGGAGCGGCAGTCGCCCCTCGCCGTGGAGCTGCACGGGTGGCAGTGTCTGGCCATAGGGCGCAGGATGATTTTCAACTGGCCCCTCGACTCGATACAGGAGGAGGTGGAGCGCAAGGGTGACGCCCCGCCCTTCAGTTCAAACGCTTTCGCTGTGGCGCCGTCCCGCTCCGCGGACGGCACGGCCATCCTGATGACGGACCCCCACCTGACCTGGGAGGGCATGGCCGTGTTTTATGAGGGCCGCATGCATGCGGCGGGTCTGGACATGTGCGGTTACTGGCTGGTCGGCACGCCCCTGCCCGTGCTGGGGCATTCGGCCCATGTGGCCTGGGCCTGCACGACCGGCGGCCCCGACACAGCGGACGCGTACATGGTGAAACTCAATCCGGAGAACCCCCTCCAGTACCAGTATAACGGCGAATGGAAAGACTTCGAGTCCCGCACGGCCACCATTAACGTGAGGGGCGGGGACCCTGTCACCGTGACCAACCTGTATTCACTGTACGGACCGGTCTGGGAAACGCCCGACCCGGACAAAGGTGTCGCCTACTGCGGCGCGAGCCGATACATCGAGTCCATGGGACTCCTCGAACAGTCCTTGGGGATGGTTCGGGCAAAATCCTGCGACGAGTTTCTGGAGGCGCTGGGCATGTTCGAGCTGATGGAGCAGAATATCTCCTTTGCGGACACGGGCGGGAACATCCAGTACCTGCGCAACGGCGCGGTGCCCATCCGGCCGGAGGGCTTTGACTGGTCGGTGCCGGTCCCCGGCGGGACTGATGCGACACGCTGGCTGGGATTTCATCCCGTTGGTGATTTGGTGCAGGTGAAGAACCCGCCGCAGGGCTATTTCCAAAACTGCAACTGCAGCCCCGCCGTCATGATGCGCGACTCGCCCATGACGCCGGACAAGTACCGGGACTACATTTTCAACGTCTCCTGGGACAGGCAGTCGCCGCGCGGCGAGCGCCTGCTCCAGCTTCTGGACGCGGACAGTTCCGTCACCCGCGAGGAGGCCATGGCGTACACGCTTGACGTGTATGACCTGATGTCCAAGCCCTGGCAGCGCGCGCTGCGGGACGCGGTGGACGCCGGGGACGCCCCAGCCCGCACGGCCTCGCCGGAATTTGCCAAAGCGGTGGCGGATATCCTCGCGTGGAACGGCGAATTCACCAAGGACAGCATTGCGGCGCCGGTGGTGAAGTTTTGGCGGCTCAAGTGCGAGAGCCTGATAGACACCGCCGCAGTGGCGGACGGGAAACCGCTGGACGCCGTGGACCGGGGCAAAATGCTTGACGCCCTCGCGGAGACACTGGAGGAGATGAAGGCCAGATACGGCTCGTTGGACGTGAAGTGGGGCGACATCAACGTCATCGGGCGCGGCGGCAGGTTTTTCGCCTGCGACGGCGCGGATTTCGGCGGCGGAAAAAACCGCACCCAGACACCGTTGGTGACCGGGGTGCGCAGGGAACCGGACGATTCCGGGAGGTTTGTCGCCCACAAGGGCAGCAGCACCATTCTGCTTTCCTTCTTGAACAGGGACGGCGTGGACTCCTACAGTCTGGTCGCCTGGGGACAGAGCGCCGACCCCGACTCGCCCCACCACACGGACCAGTCGGAAAAACTCTACGCGCAGCGGAAATTCAAGCCGACTTGGTTCAAGAAGGAGGACCTGCTCAGGAATCTGGCCTCCGAAAAGACACTGACGCCGCGCTGA